In Gemmatimonadales bacterium, the DNA window GCGTGAAGAGCAGGCTCAGCAGGTACGTCGCGACGAGGAAGATCGCCACCCCGTCCGAGATGTGGAGGATCACGTCGGGCTCCGGCGCGGGGTGCGCGATCGCGTAGAGCGCCGGAGCCGCGAACGCCGCTACCGCGAGCACCATCATCCCGAGCGAGGCCGCCGCCGCGGTCGCGCTGAATCGGATCTCCGGCACCCGCCACGAAGCCGCCACGATCGACAGGCCGAGGATGACGAGCAGGTTGCCGAGGATCGAGCCGATCAGGGAGGCCTTGACGAGCGCGATGAGTCCGGCGCGGAGCGCGAAGACAGTGATGATGAGCTCCGCCGCGTTGCCGAACGTCGCGTTGAGGAGGCCGCCGACCGCCGGCCCGGTACGATGCGCCAGCGCCTCCGTCGCCTCACCCATCAGCCCCGCCAGGGGCACGATGCCCAGAGCGCAAGCCGCGAATACCAGCGCGGGCGGCGCCCCGCCGAAGGAGAGCGCGACGGCCGCCGGTACGGCGGCGAGCAGCACCCACGTCACCGGACCCAGTCCTAGAATCCGGCGTGCCATGACAGCGTCACCCTCCCAACGTTCGAGTCGATACCTAGGCGCGGCACGGCGCCCGGCGCGCCGCCTCGACGCAGCCGCTGCGTGATGAGCGCGTCCACCGCGCTCCCGATGTGGTTGAGCACCACCACCCCCAGGTAGTTGGTCGCCGAGCGAAACGCTTCGTCGCTCGCGACGATCTGCGCGCCGAAAACGTCCTGCTCTAGCCTCGCGTCCCTCCAGCTCCAGCGGAACGCGCCCGACACCGCCCGGCTCGCATAGAACGCTATCGCCGCGCTATAGGCTGGCGAGGCCGGGTCCGGCAGCGAATCCGGGTCCTCGAGAAAGGTGCGGCGCGCCAGGAGCCAGACCGAGCCGTTGAATGTCGTCGTGTCCGGCTCGGGAACGAACCCAGCTCCGGGGTCCGAATCGTAGTCGCCGCTCGCCACGAAGTGACCCATCGACTCGTAGTACTCGAACGGCCCGTCCTGGCGGACGCTCGAGAACGGCCGCCGGGCGACGGCGTACGCTAGCTCCTGGAAGGCCGAGCGCTCGCGCCGGCCCTGCTGGGCGAGAGACAGGGCGCGCGCGACCAGCCAGACCTCCGTGGCCAGGTACGCCAGACCGCGTTCCTGCCCACCGAGCAGTTGTCCCGAGCCCGGCAACACCAATGACGCCAGGGGCCGAATCCACGGGCGCCGGTACAGCGGGAGCGCGGCGTCGTCCGGGCCCAGGAGCGCGCCAGCCACCGAGTCTCCGGATAGCGCCGGCCGCGGCTCTACCGCCGGCGGCGCGATCTGCTGCGAAAGCGCGGGACCGGCGACGAGCAGCAGACCGAGCGCCTGCGACGCGCGGTTGCGACACCGCGCCCACCGTCCGTCCGTCCGTCCGTCTTCCGTCACGCTAGAACATCGCCCGCAACGAAAGGTGTATCGGCTCCTTCTCGCCGAGATCGTCGTTGGCGAAGAAGACCTTCGCGATGTCGAACGCCACGCTGCCGAAAGTGACACCGATCCCGATGCTCGGGCCCCTGGCCTCGGAGTCGAGGAAAGCGTACCCGCCCCGGATGCGCACCACGTCACGCACGCCCCATTCGACGCCGACCAACGTCACTGGAGAGAGGGTGCCCTGCCCCACCGTGCCCTGCAGGTCGGCGAGGACGCGGACATCGAGCCCCTCGACGCCGGTAGGCGGCCGTCGCAATCCGTAGCTCACCCCCACCTGGAGGCGGGCGGGGAGCGGGTCGGCCTGCG includes these proteins:
- the cax gene encoding calcium/proton exchanger; the protein is MARRILGLGPVTWVLLAAVPAAVALSFGGAPPALVFAACALGIVPLAGLMGEATEALAHRTGPAVGGLLNATFGNAAELIITVFALRAGLIALVKASLIGSILGNLLVILGLSIVAASWRVPEIRFSATAAAASLGMMVLAVAAFAAPALYAIAHPAPEPDVILHISDGVAIFLVATYLLSLLFTLRTHRTLLTPDAGGGEHHWGPGQAVVILAAATAFVAWLSEILVGVTEQASHSIGLSEVFLGLVVIPIIGNAAEHATAVVVARKGQMELAFQIATGSSTQVALFVAPLLVGAGHLMGRRMDFAFTSFEVAALGLTSIAVAFVALDGKSNWFEGVQLLGLYGVLAVVAFFI